The nucleotide sequence GCAAGGTCGTGCGCGACAATTCCATCGGCGTGGAGTTCGCCGGCAACTATCCCGACGTCACCGCGCCTGCCACTGAGGCCCAGGTCGCCGCGTGGCGCATCCTCTCGAAGCTGCTCCGGTTGCGTTATCAGATCCCGCGGGAGCGGATCTATGCGCACAACTGGATCGACTACAAGGACGCCCGGTATTGCGAGGGCTGTGCGCTGGCCGAGCTCGCGCGCGCCGCGCCGGACTAACCTCAACTAACAAGAAGCCGGCGTCTCCGCCGGCTCCGATCGCATTCAAAAACCACCTTCAAGCGAAAGCCGCGCGCTTAGTGCGCGGCCTCCAGGGCGGCCGCCTCCTGCTTGGCGATGGTGCCCTTGACGGCGGACTGCACCTTCTCGAACGCGCGCACCTCGATCTGGCGCACGCGCTCGCGCGACACGCCGAACTCGGCGGCGAGGTCCTCGAGCGTCATCGGCTCGTCGGCCAGGCGCCGCGCCTCGAAGATGCGGCGCTCGCGCGCATTCAGCACGCCGATCGCGCCGTTCAGCGCCTGCCGGCGGTGGTCGTACTCCTCATGCTCGGCCATGATGGCTTCCTGGTTGGGCGAGGTGTCGACCAGCCAGTCCTGCCATTCGCCCGCTTCGCCGTCGTCGCGGATCGGCGCGTTCAGCGAGGCGTCGCCACCGAGGCGGCGGTTCATGTCGATCACGTCCTGATCGGTCACGCCGAGGCGCTTCGCGATCAGCTTGACCTGGTCCGGACGCAGATCACCTTCATCCAGCGCCGAGATCTTGCTCTTCGCCTTGCGCAGGTTGAAGAACAGCTTCTTCTGGTTCGCGGTGGTGCCCATCTTCACGAGCGACCACGAACGCAGGATGTACTCTTGTATCGACGCCTTGATCCACCACATGGCGTATGTGGCGAGGCGGAAGCCCTTCTCGGGCTCGAACCTCTTCACCGCCTGCATCAGGCCGACATTGCCTTCCGACACGACTTCGGATATCGGCAGGCCGTAGCCGCGATAGCCCATGGCGATCTTGGCCACGAGCCTGAGGTGGCTGGTCACGAGTTTATGTGCTGCGTCGCTGTCGTCATGCTCGCGCCAACGCTTGGCGAGCATGTACTCCTCCTGCGGTTCCAGCATCGGGAACTTGCGGATCTCGGAGAGGTAGCGAGCAAGGCCGGATTCTCCGTTGAGAACCGGTAGTGTAGCTGTACGGGCCATCGAGCGCCCTCCAGTTGGTTCAGGCCCCCGATAGCGGCGGGCCAGGCAAAGCGGTCACTTGGTTAAAGCCAACCGGTTTGCGACGTTCCATGCGTCGACCATTCGACGCAGGCGCAACATACACCAAAATTCGCCTCCCGTGGAAGGATTCCGGGGGTCACGACCCCGTGTGAGCGAATTAAGTTTTTGACATCCTTGCGTTTTCCTGAACGGCCTGCGTCATAGCGCCGCTCGGAGCGCCTCTCCCAAAAGAGAAAGATCCTCCGGAAGCTCCGATTCCCAGCGCATAATTTCTCCGGTGCGCGGGTGCTCGATTACCAATAGATACGCATGCAGCGCCTGCCGCCCCAACGACTCGAGCGCCGTCCGCGCCCCCGGCGCGAGCTGGTTCGCCTTGGTCTTGAAGTGCGGGCCGTAGACGGCGTCGCCCATCAGCGGATGCCCGAGATAAGCGAGATGCACCCGGATCTGGTGGGTGCGCCCGGTTTCGAGATGGCAGGCGATCAGCGCCGCCACCGGCTTGCCGTCGCGGCCGGTAAAACTCTCCATCACCTCGTAATGGGTGATGGCCTCGCGGCCCTTCGGCCGCACCGCCATCTTGTCGCGCGCATGCGGATGCCGGTCGATGGCCGCATTGATGGTGCCATGCGGCCGGTGCGGCAGGCCCCAGGCGAAGGCGAGATAGCCGCGCTCCATCGCGCCGGTGCGGCCGTGGTCGGCGAACTGCGCGCTCAAGGAGGCGTGAGCGTGATCGTTCTTGGCGACCACCATCAGCCCGGTGGTGTCCTTGTCCAGCCGGTGCACGATGCCCGGCCGCTTGACCCCGCCGATCCCGGAAAGACTGGCGCCGCAATGCGCGATCAGCGCATTCACCAAGGTACCGCTCTCGTGCCCGGCGGCGGGATGCACCACGAGCCCTGCCGGCTTGTCGATGACGATGATGTCGTCGTCCTCGTAGACGATCGTGAGCGGGATCGCCTCGGCGGCGGGCTCGGCCGGGACGGCCTCGGGCACGTCGATTGTGATCGTGTCGCCGGCCGTGACGTGATAAGCGGGGTCCCGCATCGCCGCCTCGCCAAGGCTTCCTTTAATAAGCGACACCTGTCCGGCCAGGATCAGCGCCTTCAGCCGGGACCGCGACAGCTCCGGCAGCCGGCTTGCGAGCACGCGATCGAGCCGCGGCGAGCCTTCGTCGCCGGCGACAATGACCGTCATCAGACCGTGAGATTGTGAAGTCGAGATGTCCATGAATACTACCGTTGCGCCCGAGCCGTCCTCGCCCGAGCAGGCCCAGCTGATGGCGCGGCTGCGGCGCATGATGATGATCGCGGGCGTGACCACCTCGGTCGCGATCGCAGTGCTCTTGGTCGCCATCGGCTATCGCCTTTTCCGCGGCGAGGGAAGCACGGCGTCGGGCCCGGACCTCACCGCCATGCTCCCGAAGGGCGCCCGCATCGTTTCCACCGGCACCGCCGGCGACCGACTGGCGGTCACGTTGGATGTGGGGGGCACCACCGAGATCCGCACCTTCGACGCCAAAACCCTCAAACCCACCGGCCGCCTCCGCTTCGCCGTCGAGCCGTAAGGGCAGGGCAGCGCCGCAGACGGCGGAGAATGAGAGCCCACGCGGCGGCCGATGTCCGCCCAGGCGACTCGAAAACGGCTCCGATCCACGTGTGAGCCCGGTCGGCGCGGCAACGACGGTCTGCTCCCTCGCCCCGCTTGCGGGGAGAGGGCTGGGGTGAGGGGGGCTCTCCACGAGTCCGGTGCCCGTGGAGAGCCCCCCTCACCCGGATTGCATCTGGCGATGCAATCCGACCTCTCCCCGCGTGCGGGGAGAGGTGACACAGACAGCCGGACCGCGGCGGCCTTGCAGCGTATAGACGATCCCGCGCGAGGAGCCGCGCTACAACTGCCGGTATCATTGTCGCCTGGTTCCATGTCTGCTCTAAACACCCCCGGGGAACTCTCGGAGTGGGGTGGAATGACCGGACATCT is from Bradyrhizobium sp. ORS 285 and encodes:
- the rpoH gene encoding RNA polymerase sigma factor RpoH, with translation MARTATLPVLNGESGLARYLSEIRKFPMLEPQEEYMLAKRWREHDDSDAAHKLVTSHLRLVAKIAMGYRGYGLPISEVVSEGNVGLMQAVKRFEPEKGFRLATYAMWWIKASIQEYILRSWSLVKMGTTANQKKLFFNLRKAKSKISALDEGDLRPDQVKLIAKRLGVTDQDVIDMNRRLGGDASLNAPIRDDGEAGEWQDWLVDTSPNQEAIMAEHEEYDHRRQALNGAIGVLNARERRIFEARRLADEPMTLEDLAAEFGVSRERVRQIEVRAFEKVQSAVKGTIAKQEAAALEAAH
- a CDS encoding RluA family pseudouridine synthase, whose product is MTVIVAGDEGSPRLDRVLASRLPELSRSRLKALILAGQVSLIKGSLGEAAMRDPAYHVTAGDTITIDVPEAVPAEPAAEAIPLTIVYEDDDIIVIDKPAGLVVHPAAGHESGTLVNALIAHCGASLSGIGGVKRPGIVHRLDKDTTGLMVVAKNDHAHASLSAQFADHGRTGAMERGYLAFAWGLPHRPHGTINAAIDRHPHARDKMAVRPKGREAITHYEVMESFTGRDGKPVAALIACHLETGRTHQIRVHLAYLGHPLMGDAVYGPHFKTKANQLAPGARTALESLGRQALHAYLLVIEHPRTGEIMRWESELPEDLSLLGEALRAAL